A region of the Apium graveolens cultivar Ventura chromosome 6, ASM990537v1, whole genome shotgun sequence genome:
TCTAGCAACAAAGTATGCCCCTTTCCAATACGAAACTGTAACCTGAATGCCTGGAACTCTCTCATGCTAACTGTTTTTTGATTATCTTGGTCTGAGCTAGGAACCTGACGATGTTTAATGCCTAGCCTGTAACCATCTTCGCCATGGGGGAATAAAAGAGGGTACTGAAGTGACATAAAATATGGGTGGATTTCAGTAATCCTCTCCAAACCTGTAGTCTTGTACTCAACAAGGATATCCCTAGGGTTGGTCAAATTTTGAACTACTGCGAGGCCCGCAAACTCGTAATCATTTCCACTAGGAAGGTTTACAAAATGACCATCGCTTGTCCTCCTTTCAAGTAGCCTCAGCCTTACAAGTATTTGCTCGGATATATGATAGCGCTCCCGTACCTGTTTGAAGATCCCTATAAGGACATTGTCCCGGTTCAACATTTGTAAAAGCAAATCAACAATATCGGGATCTAATGTGTTTCCGGTATGAGGGAACTGTAAACGGTGCTCAACTGCCTCCTGTCCGTCATACATGTAAAACTGAGCATATTTAGGAGTTCGGCCATCCGGTGGGAGCAAATAGCCTATGCTATGATATACATGGTCGTTGAGACGGAACACATATGGGCCAGAACCATTGTTTATACTCTCGTCAATATTGCCGCCAAAAGAGGAAAGGGCAAATATGTTATTGTACATCCGAGAATTACTATGAAATTTTACCTCCCTCCTCCTAGTGCCAGTGAATAGTTGGGCTAACTCTGGAGGAGTTGGCCGAAGCAGGGGAAGCAGAACCTTTCCCTTGGAACAACAGATGGAGTAGGCCCTCGGCCCTGGACCTACATGTCTTCCTGTAAATTCCTCCTCCCAAACAAGTGCTCCGCAGTACGCACATACCTGATCATGGTCGCCAATATCCAACTTGGCATTTGCAGCAGCCATTTTACAAAGACATCTTAGCATCACAGATAAGCTAATCAGAATTTGATACGTTTAGGTTGGATACCTGCCAAATTCTCTTTTCTTCTTGTCAATATGGCCACGTTGACGCGGGGTCTCAGCTGCCGAGCCTGCAAGCAAGAGTACAATTTGAAATGGTGAATAACTGGACAATGGGGCATGAAGGCGCATTAACCATGCATTGGCTGTACAAATATGGCAAGGAAAGCGACAACAAAGGACAAGCGGGAAGAGCCTACCCTCGCATGGCCTATTTATAAGTAATGCGGGTGGGCATGCCGCAGGTGGAGTAGGAGGCCCTGCCACAATATTTCCTGCAAATGCATTAAGCAACATGgacatttaataattaaattaaagcGATAAACCTTACTTGAAAGTAACTCTCAGATAAAATGCAAAGTAGCAACTATCCGAGACATTGGTTTCACAAAGGAGTGAGAGTTCCCACATGTATTtctaaatcaaaacacaagtcaacTGGCATATAAACAATTCAGCATACCATATTAATATACTCTTCGAATTGTATTATAGTACTGTAGTATGGGACATAATGATTAAAACAGAATACACAAATTTATATACACCTCAGTATGTGCAAAGTTTTAACTTTACAACCTATTTATCACTACTTCCATACTAAAACAATCAATTGGTCCATTTGAGTGGTTTACCATTGTGGGTCCCTATAATAGTAAATAAATAGATAGGGAAATAATTGTATACACAACATAAAAACAAACTGGCAACTTGTTTTTCCCAAATTTTTTAGCAAATATATACTTTCAGTGCCTCAATTACCTAACAAA
Encoded here:
- the LOC141664128 gene encoding uncharacterized protein LOC141664128, with translation MEGPSQKRGRLRLPITDELIEARQLYKQRCNRLQRGRGNIVAGPPTPPAACPPALLINRPCEGSAAETPRQRGHIDKKKREFAAANAKLDIGDHDQVCAYCGALVWEEEFTGRHVGPGPRAYSICCSKGKVLLPLLRPTPPELAQLFTGTRRREVKFHSNSRMYNNIFALSSFGGNIDESINNGSGPYVFRLNDHVYHSIGYLLPPDGRTPKYAQFYMYDGQEAVEHRLQFPHTGNTLDPDIVDLLLQMLNRDNVLIGIFKQVRERYHISEQILVRLRLLERRTSDGHFVNLPSGNDYEFAGLAVVQNLTNPRDILVEYKTTGLERITEIHPYFMSLQYPLLFPHGEDGYRLGIKHRQVPSSDQDNQKTVSMREFQAFRLQFRIGKGHTLLLDGRLLLQYIVAAWCCIEHSRLKWVEMHQSIICFDLYKNIVDSVSHGDTLAAEVGKRVVLPSSFTGGFRYMQQNF